In the genome of Fusarium poae strain DAOMC 252244 chromosome 1, whole genome shotgun sequence, the window AGGCTCTACGATACCCCTCGGCATCAGAGACAAAGAGACGTCGTAGTAGACCAGTTTAATGAGGGTCAGGTCTACGAACACACACCCAGCAAACTACGCAGAACTGCCAACCTACACAACCTCGACGATGACGAATCTGCcattgatgacgatgatgccTCGACGGGCTCGCCCACAGTCGGCGGGGACTCTCCGACAAAACTTGCGACGAGTCATGACGAAGAGTTGGAAGAAGGACATAAAAGTGACAGCCAAGAGCGCAAGCGAAAGCGCACGCCTGCCGCCGAGCCATCAGAAACAGAACAGCCGCTTAGAAAGCGGACAAGTTCAGTGAATGCGCATGACGCAGATGCCATACAGAATCTCGAAGAAACCGACCTCCACGAAGATACGGCCACACCTGCGAATGGGAGCAGTGGCACACACACGCCCGTTGAAGATATCGATGTATCTCCACGAAAAAAGCCTGCCAGTCGTGAAACCGATCTGACAGAACGCATATCACGTGTAGCCAAGAAGAACACGCGTGGGTCCAAGCGAAAGGCGGCGGCTGCTGCTGATCCGGATCTCGACACTGATAGCGGAAGTCATGATGGTGCGCGTGACAGCGGTAGAGGGACAGACGTCGATAATCCGGGCGAAGACATCGATCCAGACGCTGACGAAGAGGTTGACTCGGTGACTGCGCACGACGAAGAACGTAAGAAGACAATTGCCCATTCTTTGGATCATATCGCTCACCCAACTATAGTGGAGCGTAAACACGCTGCGTTCAAGGACTGGACAGTTATTGAAGAAATGTTTGGTGTCTTTCGCGACAGGTATGTGGGACAGCAAATAAGCTTGTACATGCTAACATCTTTCCAGGCTCTACAAGGACCGGTTGCAAAggcttgaagaagaagagcagtcTCTCCTCGCAGATGTGCCAACACACCCTGAGTATCTCAACATGAAGCAGTGTTTAGATGATAGGTTGGAGCAAAAGCTGCGTGAAATTCACAACGAACACGGGTACCGCATCAAAGCCCATGAAAACCGGTCTGTAGCACAGCGTGCCCAGGTATGGGGCCAATATTACCAAGCGGTCCgggaaaagagagaaaggaCCCTGGAGTCTCTTAATCAAGAATGGTACGACATCCAAACCGCGAGACGAAGCGCGCACAGCTTGCAAGACTGCGGCCTTCTTTATCCCAAGGACCCTGCGCAGCGAGTTCGAAACGCTATTGCATATAATACCGAGGTCTCTGCCCTGGCCACTATCGCGAAATACGAAGGATTCCCTGCTGGCCCTGAAATGACTGGAGCGACACCGTTAGAGCTTGAGGACGACTTAGCTGCTATTGAGGTAAGTCGACGTCGGCGAAAGCTCTACGAGCCTGCTGAGCTGACCATCACAAGCGAGCAAAACGGTCGCGACACAAGCCAACAAGTCAACGACGTGAAGAATATTATTCTCAACCATTCGACCGCCTCGGCCCGGCAGGCGAACAATTTCTCCGGGAGACCCCATGGGCTAATCCAAATCATCTAATTCACAAGATGTATCCTACCACTGCTCCAGGAGAGGGGCGACCAGATGATGCGGCTAGCCGTGGTGTGCAGCAGATACACGGTCCTCCTCCTGTCGATATCAAGTCAACGTTGAATGCGACTGCTCAAGTCACACAGCAGTCTCCATCACTTTCAACACGATTGTCAGAATCACCAGAGTTGACGCGAACCATGCCCAGCCCAGCATACCAGGTGAAGAAGGGGGGCAATCTTCCAGGCGTCGGTCGCAGTGTAAAGACGGCGGCGACATAGATGGCGTTTACAGACTTATGGTTGAACATACCCCGTCGATGGGACTTGGTTGATAACATGATGGAGCATATTGCTATTGTACTCGGACTTTTGTGATACCCTTGGGAAATGCTCGGTTCAGGTACTGATGGATCGAtctactttttttttaccctGTTTCTTTTTTGGCTTGAACTTGGGAGGCGAATAGAGCTTGCGCTCGCTTGAATCAAATACCATTATTGTTGACCTAGAGTGGTCGGAGGAAAGGCATCGACTTTACAGCGGACAGTGCCCTCTGTTTGAGAATGTTATTGTACAAGGACCCCATGTACTCATATGCACTGCACAGACTAGTTGGCGAGCATGTTGCACATAGGGCGATCGGAGTTTTGGTAGGCGTTTTGCGCAACAGGCTTCATGAGTAGCGACGCCTGCCTGTTGCTTGTCATATAACTTGCAAATATCATAAATTCCAACGCTTGGTATTGATCGTACACGTAGTCTAATCACAAGATAGCCTTTTACTTGGAAGCGGCGGGCTTGGGCGCATCGGGGACCTTCACATCTTCGAAATTGTCTTGGCCAACGGCGTTGAGGGTATACCAATCTGAGATGCGTTAGTAGACGAATGTAATTTTGTTGAAGGGGACTGTACAGATGCTCCCAACCACACCCAGGAGACCAAGGCCAGTGACCGCATTCTTGAAAAGATAGGGTCTTCGAGCTCGAACGAGCGCAGCGCCCTGTCGCAGGCGGGGATCATAGTAAGTTGAGTGCGGGCTGTATCGGAGTCATGATCAGTCCATTGCGCTATGGAGAGCTTTGGTGTCGGGATGAACACACCTTTTAACCATTTTGAAGGTCTTGGCTGTGATAGACTTCACTGGCTTGATACTGAACTGTGGACCGAATAAATTGACTGTCAATTGCTGGCGTGTAGCAAAAGATGGTCTCACTATCAATATCTGACCTACTGGCGAATGATTGTTCCGTAGGTGGGAAGAATGTTTGCGGCTAATCGTCGGCCCAGCACAGCTACCGTGACGTCTACATGCCTACTGCACCACCTGCACCTCCCCTAGTTCCAGGTTCTCTGTGGAGCTCAAAGTTACAAGGGTCTGGACCATTTCCACGTCTAATGTTCTTTCCGCGTCGCCAATCTTTCAGTAACATTTTAAGCAGACAAAGGCTGGTAACGACGACAATAGTGCTAAACGCTGCAGCAACGCGTAATTCGAAACGAAGTATACTGCTAATTGCGAATGTCGATTTTGAGCTTTTGATGCGAAGCATGCTCAACCGCATACAAGAAAGCTCAGCATAGTCGCGCGACCACGGTCCAAAAGCAGTTGGCAAACTTCATCCACGACAACACATTTCCATCGCCCTTTTCTAGAGCTCCCGAGCTTACCACCCGTCGATTCTTAGACCCGCGATTCGAGAATCAATAATTATTCACCATGGCAGCAACACTTTCTGTGTCGGACCAGATTCGACAGCTCGACGATGCACGAAAACTGGTTTTGGGAGACGTCAAATACTACCCCAGTGTCGTCAAAGGAATATTACCCATTATCGGACCTAGCGCACCACTCGAGCTGCGGAGATGGGGTGCTGAATTCCTCGCTGAAGCTTTCGCGACGCCAGCTTTACCGAatggagagaaagagacaaTGCAGCCTTATGTTTTACCAACATTGGAATCCCTTCTTGAGAATGAACGAGAGGACCCTCAAGTCCTGCGCAATGTGATTCAATGCGTTGCCAGTATTTATCCCTTGGCTATGCGATGGATGTATGGTGATACTGGTATCCGAATTATGTGGTTTCAAGACTAACATGATCATACAGCATTAATAACGGTTACGACACAATCACTTGGGAAAGAATGGTGACTGTCAAGCAGAGGGTTTTGAGAATATGGGATAATGCTGGTCCCACTGTGAGAATTTGCTGCATCAAGTTTGCGCAACGTGTGGTTCTTGCGCAGACTGCTACCACCGGTTCCGAATTAAGAGTATGGGTTTTGTAAACTTTCTACGTGATGTCGCTAACGCAACTATCAGTATGGTGGTACACTTGATGTCTCCCTGGATAAAGTCCCACAAGGCCACCAGTCCCTCGATCCTAGGAATTTAGAGGCCGAGGCATCGGGGCTCCTTGACCGAATGCTGGGTGCCCTGCAAGAAAGCAGGTAAGATGGTTGATCGCGACTGCCCCATATCTATGTAGCTAACCTCTAATGAAACTGCAGTGACGCTTTGATTGTAGATGCGACCTTGAACTGCATGTCCATCATCATAAGAGCGCGCCCAGCTACATCAAATCGAATCATCAATGCCCTCCTAGCTTTCAACCCCCTCAAGCTTGCCAACTCCCCGCTTACACCAAAGAGCCGGGTCATGATCAGGTCGATGGAGAAGACAACTCGCATGCTGTTGATTCACCTTGTAAAACGAGATCCTCACAACCCTATGGTTCCCAGAATACAGCAGCGCGTAGAACTTACGATGCGCACCATGGCCGATATTTTTGATAATTCTGGACACAAGCGCCCTCTTGAACCGCCACCTCAAGATGAGTACGAGGCCAAACGGCCACGGCTGTCTCAAGCGCAAGTCCAGATACCCCCGCTGGGTCCAGGCCCGCATAGTCTGGCCGACATTTTCACCCTGATCAGCAACAGTGCTCTTCAGAGCTTTGATGTTTCGCAAGTTCCCGCGCCCTTGGTCAGTAGGATTGCTGTCACAACATTGGCGAGGCTTGATTCCCAGATACTGTCCCAGGCAGTTGATGGCGTCCGTGGCCGCCTCGATGCCCTTAACAGTGCTCCAGCACCTGAGTTGAACCCCAACACAGCCCCGCTGGGCGtggaagaagatgacgatgaataCGAACCCGACTTCTATCAAGCGGAGGACACAGAGCAGATCCTCAACAAACTGGATAGCTCGCCGACTCACGAATCACCATTATTGGACGACGGCCTCGCATTAAAGTCATTCCACCTGCACCAGCCCAGTGCCCTGACACCAGAAGCGGCATTGACAGCAGGTAACGGTACGGTGACCCGAGTCATTGAAATGATGAAAACTATGGAAGAACCAGCAAAGAAGAGCAaggctggctttagcagatTGGCAGCT includes:
- a CDS encoding hypothetical protein (BUSCO:30425at5125), coding for MAASASAPPPLSSPALGVADHEDSNVSSPLSEVDTKDDNDDEIEHMHLDHDEEESLRRSPRKKPQAASDSDSVLSDANSDVPSDGNITEAETERLYDTPRHQRQRDVVVDQFNEGQVYEHTPSKLRRTANLHNLDDDESAIDDDDASTGSPTVGGDSPTKLATSHDEELEEGHKSDSQERKRKRTPAAEPSETEQPLRKRTSSVNAHDADAIQNLEETDLHEDTATPANGSSGTHTPVEDIDVSPRKKPASRETDLTERISRVAKKNTRGSKRKAAAAADPDLDTDSGSHDGARDSGRGTDVDNPGEDIDPDADEEVDSVTAHDEELERKHAAFKDWTVIEEMFGVFRDRLYKDRLQRLEEEEQSLLADVPTHPEYLNMKQCLDDRLEQKLREIHNEHGYRIKAHENRSVAQRAQVWGQYYQAVREKRERTLESLNQEWYDIQTARRSAHSLQDCGLLYPKDPAQRVRNAIAYNTEVSALATIAKYEGFPAGPEMTGATPLELEDDLAAIERAKRSRHKPTSQRREEYYSQPFDRLGPAGEQFLRETPWANPNHLIHKMYPTTAPGEGRPDDAASRGVQQIHGPPPVDIKSTLNATAQVTQQSPSLSTRLSESPELTRTMPSPAYQVKKGGNLPGVGRSVKTAAT
- a CDS encoding hypothetical protein (TransMembrane:1 (i28-48o)), with protein sequence MVKSPHSTYYDPRLRQGAALVRARRPYLFKNAVTGLGLLGVVGSIYWYTLNAVGQDNFEDVKVPDAPKPAASK
- a CDS encoding hypothetical protein (BUSCO:8397at5125): MAATLSVSDQIRQLDDARKLVLGDVKYYPSVVKGILPIIGPSAPLELRRWGAEFLAEAFATPALPNGEKETMQPYVLPTLESLLENEREDPQVLRNVIQCVASIYPLAMRWIINNGYDTITWERMVTVKQRVLRIWDNAGPTVRICCIKFAQRVVLAQTATTGSELRYGGTLDVSLDKVPQGHQSLDPRNLEAEASGLLDRMLGALQESSDALIVDATLNCMSIIIRARPATSNRIINALLAFNPLKLANSPLTPKSRVMIRSMEKTTRMLLIHLVKRDPHNPMVPRIQQRVELTMRTMADIFDNSGHKRPLEPPPQDEYEAKRPRLSQAQVQIPPLGPGPHSLADIFTLISNSALQSFDVSQVPAPLVSRIAVTTLARLDSQILSQAVDGVRGRLDALNSAPAPELNPNTAPLGVEEDDDEYEPDFYQAEDTEQILNKLDSSPTHESPLLDDGLALKSFHLHQPSALTPEAALTAGNGTVTRVIEMMKTMEEPAKKSKAGFSRLAASSGNRDSWMTILARLATRSVAGLEETTIKDEDGSLAHHSLSSNIRDVLYSYVMEDFRKHIDVAVSWLCEEWYNDKLQQKKGGDRPLYYEKCCLRLIDGFLPYLHPQDKVLTRFLSEIPDLNKNVLSRVKHMCRDPSVVQLALTSLLYLIMMRPPAKEIALDTVQDIWTEFEEARPVAGKYLSKYRPSFMEAAQNGAGNGPGQSASTAITA